Proteins co-encoded in one uncultured Flavobacterium sp. genomic window:
- a CDS encoding GlmU family protein: protein MNYILFDGPVRNALLPFTFTRPVADILIGIMTIRQKWEARLGSTITTITEEYLSEKFPMVELEENVMINAAYLPNDTLAEMVSNLTTNQAIFKGDDVIAFFTNENQEEVDFDSYEIIQYNDACLTVEHTWDIFSKNDAAIREDFVYLTEDRKSQPIPKSVNVISPENVFIEEGVKLEFVTLNASTGPIYIGKNAEIMEGTVIRGPFALCENAQVKLNAKVYGATTVGPGSRIGGEVKNSVLFANSNKGHDGFLGDSVLGEWCNIGADTNNSNLKNNYEEVKLWSYETEGFAKTGLQFCGLMMGDHSKCGINTMFNTGTVVGVSTNIFGSGFPRNFVPSFSWGGAAGFTTYVTKKAFETAKLVMGRRNIDFDEKEAAILEHIFEETKKWRKD, encoded by the coding sequence ATGAATTACATTCTTTTTGACGGTCCCGTCCGGAATGCATTATTACCTTTTACGTTTACAAGACCCGTGGCTGATATCTTAATCGGAATTATGACGATTCGCCAAAAATGGGAAGCACGTTTAGGTTCAACCATAACTACGATCACAGAAGAATATTTATCAGAGAAATTCCCGATGGTGGAATTAGAAGAAAATGTAATGATTAATGCAGCGTATTTGCCAAATGATACGCTTGCAGAAATGGTTTCTAATTTAACCACTAATCAGGCTATTTTTAAAGGAGACGATGTAATTGCTTTTTTTACAAACGAAAATCAGGAAGAAGTTGATTTTGACTCTTACGAAATAATCCAATACAACGATGCTTGTTTAACGGTAGAACATACCTGGGATATTTTTTCTAAAAATGACGCAGCAATCCGTGAAGACTTCGTTTATTTAACCGAAGATAGAAAATCACAACCTATACCAAAAAGTGTAAATGTTATTTCGCCGGAAAATGTATTTATCGAAGAAGGGGTAAAACTAGAGTTTGTTACTTTGAATGCTTCAACCGGACCTATATATATAGGTAAGAATGCCGAAATTATGGAAGGAACCGTAATTCGTGGGCCATTTGCTTTATGCGAAAATGCACAAGTAAAACTAAATGCCAAAGTTTACGGAGCTACAACAGTTGGCCCGGGATCAAGAATAGGAGGAGAAGTTAAAAATTCGGTTCTTTTTGCTAATTCAAATAAAGGGCATGACGGATTTTTAGGCGATTCTGTTTTGGGCGAATGGTGTAATATTGGAGCAGATACCAACAACTCAAATCTTAAAAATAACTACGAAGAAGTAAAATTATGGAGTTACGAAACCGAAGGTTTTGCTAAAACCGGACTTCAGTTTTGTGGTTTAATGATGGGAGATCACAGTAAATGCGGAATTAATACAATGTTTAATACCGGAACCGTAGTAGGAGTGAGCACCAATATTTTTGGAAGCGGTTTTCCGCGCAATTTTGTCCCGAGTTTTTCTTGGGGTGGAGCAGCAGGTTTTACAACTTATGTAACCAAAAAAGCTTTTGAAACTGCAAAATTAGTAATGGGAAGACGAAACATAGATTTCGACGAAAAAGAAGCAGCGATCTTAGAGCATATTTTTGAGGAAACTAAAAAATGGAGAAAAGATTAA
- a CDS encoding ABC-F family ATP-binding cassette domain-containing protein yields the protein MITVNDISVQFGGTTLFSDVSFAINENDKIALMGKNGAGKSTLLKIIAGQSKPSTGSISTPKDAVVAYLPQHLLTKDGSTVMEEASKAFGEIFKMKAEIDEINEQLTVRTDYESDAYMKLIERVSDLSEKFYAIEEVNYEAEVEKILIGLGFEREDFTRQTSEFSGGWRMRIELAKILLQKPDLILLDEPTNHMDIESIQWLEEFLINSAKAVVVISHDRAFVDNITNRTIEVTMGRIYDYKAKYSHYLELRKDRRIHQQKAYDEQQKMIADNRAFIDRFKGTFSKTDAVQSRVKMLEKLVIVQVDEVDNSALKLKFPPAARSGQYPVVVKDISKSYGDHVVFKDANIVIERGQKVAFVGKNGEGKSTMIKAIMKEIGIDEGSVDIGHNSQIGYFAQNQASLLDENATIFETIDAIAVGDIRTQIKNILGAFMFQGDDITKKVKVLSGGEKTRLAMIKLLLEPVNLLILDEPSNHLDMKTKDIIKDALRDFDGTLILVSHDRDFLDGLATKVFEFGNKRVKEHFEDVAGFLAHKKMDSMREIEK from the coding sequence ATGATTACAGTTAACGATATTTCGGTTCAGTTTGGTGGAACTACATTATTTAGCGATGTTTCTTTTGCTATAAATGAAAATGATAAAATTGCCCTTATGGGTAAAAATGGTGCGGGAAAATCGACACTTTTAAAAATAATTGCAGGTCAAAGCAAACCTTCTACCGGAAGTATCTCTACTCCAAAAGACGCTGTTGTGGCTTATTTACCTCAGCATTTGTTGACGAAAGATGGATCGACTGTAATGGAAGAAGCATCTAAAGCTTTTGGTGAGATTTTTAAAATGAAAGCCGAAATTGATGAAATCAACGAACAATTAACGGTTCGAACTGATTATGAAAGTGACGCTTACATGAAATTGATCGAAAGAGTTTCTGACTTAAGTGAGAAATTTTATGCGATTGAAGAAGTAAATTATGAGGCTGAAGTTGAGAAAATTTTAATAGGTTTAGGTTTTGAACGTGAAGATTTTACACGTCAGACTTCTGAGTTTTCAGGAGGATGGAGAATGCGTATTGAACTTGCTAAAATCTTATTGCAAAAACCAGATTTAATTTTGCTGGATGAGCCGACCAACCACATGGATATCGAAAGTATCCAATGGTTAGAAGAGTTTTTGATCAATTCAGCAAAAGCAGTAGTGGTAATTTCGCACGATAGAGCATTCGTAGATAATATTACAAATCGTACTATTGAGGTTACAATGGGAAGAATTTACGATTATAAAGCTAAATATTCTCATTATTTAGAATTAAGAAAAGACCGTCGTATTCATCAGCAAAAAGCATATGATGAGCAACAAAAAATGATTGCAGATAACAGAGCTTTCATTGATCGTTTTAAAGGAACTTTCTCTAAAACTGATGCGGTTCAGTCTCGTGTTAAGATGCTTGAAAAATTAGTTATTGTTCAGGTTGATGAAGTAGACAATTCAGCATTAAAATTAAAATTCCCGCCAGCGGCACGTTCAGGACAATATCCTGTGGTAGTAAAAGACATTTCTAAATCTTATGGAGATCATGTGGTTTTTAAAGATGCTAATATAGTTATCGAAAGAGGTCAAAAAGTGGCTTTCGTAGGTAAAAATGGAGAAGGAAAATCGACTATGATCAAAGCGATCATGAAAGAAATTGGTATCGATGAAGGAAGTGTTGATATTGGTCACAATTCTCAAATTGGATATTTTGCTCAAAATCAGGCTTCTTTACTAGACGAAAATGCTACAATTTTCGAAACAATTGATGCGATTGCAGTTGGAGATATTCGTACGCAAATTAAAAACATTCTGGGAGCTTTTATGTTTCAGGGAGATGATATTACCAAAAAAGTGAAAGTGCTTTCAGGAGGAGAAAAAACACGTTTGGCAATGATCAAATTGTTGTTAGAGCCAGTGAATTTATTGATTCTGGATGAGCCTTCGAATCACTTAGATATGAAAACCAAAGATATTATTAAAGATGCGTTGCGTGATTTTGACGGAACTTTAATTCTGGTTTCTCACGACCGTGATTTCCTTGACGGATTAGCAACTAAAGTTTTTGAATTTGGAAACAAACGTGTAAAAGAACATTTTGAAGATGTTGCCGGTTTCCTGGCACACAAGAAAATGGATTCTATGCGAGAGATCGAAAAGTAA